The following proteins are encoded in a genomic region of Arachis stenosperma cultivar V10309 chromosome 4, arast.V10309.gnm1.PFL2, whole genome shotgun sequence:
- the LOC130976828 gene encoding aspartyl protease family protein At5g10770-like: MSFFWFLFLSAHFAIATSLVQLEDNDLRHKLSGMHLSLYHVTSLDPSLTSNSKSPISYSDIFNKDQDRVRYIQSKLANKVDVKSSDRTLGPKLVSTPLKSGLSIGSGNYYVKVGFGTPPKFSSMIVDTGSSLSWLQCKPCAVSCHPQVDPIFDPSTSKSYKTLPCSSTQCSSLKASTLNDPGCSASTKVCVYKASYGDSSFSIGYLSQDVFTFAPSYTIPGFVFGCGQDNQGLFGRAAGILGLANDKLSLIGQLSNKNGYGFSYCLPTSFSSPNSSKEGFLSIGTSSFPPSSSFKFTPLIKNPKIHSLYFVDLSVITVAGKPLGVAASSYKVPTIIDSGTVITRLPMSVYTALSNSFVKILSNKYPQVPGFSILDTCFKGSLKDLSSAVPEIQIVFQGGANLALKPENTLLEIEDGTTCLAIAGSPEDNPIAIIGNFQQQTITVAYDVANSKVGFAPAGCQ, from the exons ATGAGCTTCTTTTGGTTTCTATTCCTCTCTGCACATTTTGCAATAGCAACTTCTCTTGTGCAACTTGAAG ATAATGATTTGAGGCACAAGCTAAGTGGCATGCACCTAAGTTTGTACCATGTTACAAGCCTTGATCCTTCTctaacatcaaattcaaaatcaccaatttcATACTCTGACATATTCAACAAAGATCAGGACCGTGTCAGGTACATTCAATCAAAACTAGCCAATAAGGTGGATGTGAAAAGTTCTGACAGAACTTTGGGACCAAAACTTGTTAGCACACCATTGAAATCAGGTTTGTCAATTGGTTCAGGAAACTACTATGTCAAAGTTGGATTTGGAACCCCTCCAAAATTCTCCAGCATGATTGTAGATACTGGAAGCTCTCTTTCATGGCTTCAATGCAAGCCTTGTGCTGTTTCTTGCCACCCACAAGTTGACCCCATTTTTGATCCTTCAACATCAAAGTCCTACAAAACCTTGCCATGTTCTTCAACTCAGTGTTCTTCTCTTAAGGCTTCAACACTCAATGATCCAGGTTGTTCAGCTTCCACTAAAGTTTGTGTTTACAAAGCAAGCTATGGTGATTCATCTTTCTCAATTGGTTACCTGAGTCAAGATGTTTTTACTTTTGCTCCATCATACACAATACCAGGTTTTGTTTTTGGTTGTGGACAAGATAATCAAGGCTTGTTTGGAAGGGCTGCTGGTATATTAGGCCTAGCCAATGATAAACTCTCATTGATTGGTCAATTATCAAACAAAAATGGCTATGGATTCTCCTATTGCCTACCCACATCTTTTTCTTCACCAAATTCCTCAAAGGAAGGTTTTTTATCCATTGGAACCTCATCATTCCCACCATCTTCATCATTCAAGTTCACTCCTTTGATCAAGAATCCAAAGATTCACAGCTTGTATTTCGTCGACTTATCGGTTATAACTGTGGCCGGAAAGCCATTAGGAGTGGCTGCATCAAGTTACAAGGTTCCTACCATCATTGATTCTGGCACAGTCATCACAAGATTGCCTATGTCAGTTTACACAGCACTTTCAAATTCTTTTGTGAAGATCTTGTCCAACAAGTATCCACAAGTTCCGGGGTTTTCGATATTGGATACTTGTTTCAAGGGGAGTTTGAAGGATCTTTCTTCAGCAGTGCCTGAGATTCAGATTGTGTTTCAAGGGGGTGCTAACTTAGCACTCAAGCCAGAGAATACCCTTTTGGAGATTGAGGATGGAACTACTTGTTTGGCCATTGCTGGTAGCCCTGAGGATAACCCTATTGCTATTATTGGGAATTTTCAGCAGCAGACAATTACTGTTGCATATGATGTTGCAAATTCCAAGGTTGGATTTGCACCTGCTGGCTGCCAGTGA
- the LOC130976640 gene encoding protein ENDOSPERM DEFECTIVE 1-like, with the protein MDSATIKASTVVPDASAPPPPPPPPTPSNHRRPRVREVSSRFMSPAVSSTAPRRRHHQQPEVDSSNSSDENHRPVENSDAGTPFPVGCNSTSQCKGNLGNTTTTQRKQRAVKLFKENNNNGVGRDPSRSCSGRIGVGIGNGGFGATPSRPDTPTVVVPSRYRLTPQHRGNTSAAAKLLQASGMSLKGNAGSGWPRMETNSVSGDASSVCSDDDCRSDSGVSCSTQSLPELCSEVDMLPSVSNRSVAEKIGSRSVLSSSISSNSGSNVESKVHASPFHRSITWPSSCEKQTPSLSKLYGNQLNHVKAGGLSLPPVPPSAKPVAETRKGKKGSSNQEDVHSLRLMYNRYLQWRYANAKAVSAMKVQQRESERVLYSQAMKISEMRDSVNRKRVELELLRRSKTLSTILDAQIPYLDEWSALEEEYSLSISEAIQALLNATVQLPLGGNVRVDVKEVGESLNSASKMMETIVLNIQRFMPKAEQTDVWISELARVVSGERAVIGECGDLLSKTYKSQVEECSLRGQLIQLYSTCHNNNNNNNITEQEAFDSSVAICAGNEPC; encoded by the exons ATGGATTCTGCAACAATCAAAGCTTCTACTGTCGTTCCAGATGCATCTgcccctcctcctcctccaccgCCGCCGACCCCTTCTAACCACCGCCGGCCTAGGGTCCGGGAGGTGAGCTCTAGGTTCATGTCTCCGGCGGTTTCTTCAACCGCGCCGAGGCGGCGGCACCACCAGCAACCGGAAGTTGATTCCTCGAATTCCTCTGATGAGAATCACAGGCCTGTTGAGAATTCAGATGCAGGAACCCCGTTCCCAGTTGGGTGTAATTCAACTTCTCAGTGTAAAGGGAATTTGGGGAACACTACTACTACTCAGAGGAAACAAAGGGCTGTGAAGCTTTTCAAGGAGAATAACAATAATGGAGTGGGAAGAGACCCTTCAAGGTCATGTTCTGGAAGAATTGGAGTTGGAATTGGGAATGGTGGTTTCGGTGCCACCCCTTCTAGGCCTGATACCCCCACAGTTGTTGTGCCTTCAAGGTATAGGCTCACGCCGCAGCACAGGGGTAACACCTCGGCCGCTGCGAAACTGCTTCAGGCCAGTGGAATGTCACTAAAGGGCAATGCAGGTTCTGGTTGGCCTCGGATGGAAACCAACTCGGTGTCCGGGGATGCTTCATCGGTGTGCTCCGATGATGATTGTCGTAGCGATTCGGGTGTGAGTTGCAGCACTCAGTCACTTCCTGAGTTGTGTTCTGAGGTAGATATGTTGCCTTCTGTGTCCAATAGGTCAGTGGCTGAAAAAATTGGCAGCAGAAGTGTCTTGAGTAGTAGCATTAGTAGCAATAGTGGTAGTAATGTTGAGTCGAAAGTACATGCTTCGCCTTTTCATCGGTCGATTACTTGGCCGTCAAGTTGCGAGAAGCAAACTCCTTCACTGTCCAAGCTGTATGGAAATCAATTGAATCATGTTAAGGCAGGAGGACTGAGTTTGCCTCCGGTACCCCCTAGCGCGAAACCGGTGGCAGAAACAAGGAAAGGGAAGAAAGGGTCTAGTAATCAGGAGGATGTGCATTCCTTGAGACTGATGTATAATCGTTATCTGCAATGGAGATATGCCAATGCCAAAGCAGTGTCTGCCATGAAAGTGCAGCAAAGAGAAAGTGAG AGAGTACTATATTCTCAGGCGATGAAAATATCAGAAATGCGGGATTCTGTAAACCGGAAACGCGTAGAACTGGAGCTTTTGCGGAGATCAAAGACTCTCTCAACAATTCTTGATGCGCAA ATTCCCTATCTGGATGAGTGGTCTGCTTTGGAAGAAGAATATTCACTCTCTATTTCTGAAGCAATTCAAGCTTTGTTGAATGCCACAGTACAACTTCCACTTGGTGGGAATGTTAGG GTTGATGTAAAGGAGGTTGGGGAGAGCCTGAATTCAGCATCAAAGATGATGGAAACAATTGTTCTCAATATTCAAAGATTCATGCCAAAGGCAGAACAAACCGATGTCTGGATCTCAGAATTAGCTAGAGTTGTTAGTGGAGAAAGAGCTGTAATTGGAGAATGTGGAGATTTATTGTCAAAGACATATAAGTCACAGGTTGAGGAGTGCAGCTTAAGGGGCCAATTAATCCAACTATATTCAACttgtcataataataataataataataatatcacaGAACAAGAAGCATTTGATAGTTCAGTTGCAATTTGTGCCGGCAATGAGCCTTGTTAG
- the LOC130976450 gene encoding uncharacterized protein LOC130976450 — MALKFLNKKGWHTGSLRNIENVWKAEQKHDAEQKKLEELRKQIHEERERNEFRLLQEKAGLVPAQERLDFLYDSGLSVGRSSNNEGFKALEAFPKPDASADAPSSSASASASKQPGALFEDKPQSANDSWRKLHSDPLLMIRQREQEALAKIKNNPVKMAMIKKSVEETERKEKGHSKKEKRKKHHSSKLKRKKHSDSEDDTTERRKRKAGDRDSDRRHHKSLSDSEYDSSEEESKRRKSRFEDKKYKEKMEFDSSEEERRRKSHYEDKKYRERSPNHHHRERKDCNDEAERSPSHHQRHRKDYNGKHDDKNYNKSERYASERQSNSDAPAKRVNNGSLAEPSLNRSAATSHEHESNHRRRYVAPKLSEEERAAKLKQMQLAAELHEEQRWKRIKNAEETDAREATQNKNSGGRNFLDDAQKSVYGAAEGGSKSIAESVRRRTHYSQGRSGGEGNAFRR, encoded by the exons ATGGCGCTGAAGTTTCTGAACAAGAAGGGATGGCACACGGGCAGCCTCAGGAACATCGAGAACGTTTGGAAGGCAGAGCAGAAGCACGACGCCGAGCAGAAGAAGTTGGAAGAACTTCGAAAGCAGATCCACGAAGAGCGTGAGCGCAACGAGTTCCGACTTCTTCAAGAGAAAGCTGGCCTCGTCCC TGCTCAGGAGAGGTTAGATTTCTTGTACGATTCGGGGCTTTCGGTCGGAAGAAGTTCTAATAACGAAGGATTCAAAGCACTTGAAGCTTTTCCCAAACCCGATGCTTCAGCTGATGCGCCTTCTTCTTCTGCCTCTGCTTCTGCTTCTAAG CAACCTGGAGCTTTGTTTGAAGACAAACCGCAGTCTGCGAATGATTCTTGGAGGAAGCTCCACTCTGATCCTTTGCTTATGATTCGCCAGCGTGAGCAGGAGGCGCTTGCTAAGATCAAGAACAACCCTGTCAAGATGGCTATGATTAAAAAATCA GTTGAAGAAACAGAACGCAAGGAGAAAGGTCACAGCAAAAAGGAAAAGCGGAAGAAGCACCATTCTAGTAAATTAAAGCGTAAAAAGCATTCTGATTCAGAAGACGACACTACtgaaaggagaaaaagaaaggcTGGTGACCGAGATTCCGACAGGAGGCATCACAAGTCTCTATCGGATTCAGAATATGATTCAAGTGAAGAAGAAAGCAAAAGAAGGAAGAGTCGTTTTGAAGacaaaaagtacaaagaaaagaTGGAATTTGATTcaagtgaagaagaaagaagaaggaagagtcATTATGAAGACAAAAAATACAGAGAAAGGTCACCCAATCACCATCATAGGGAAAGAAAAGACTGTAATGATGAAGCTGAAAGATCACCCAGCCACCATCAAAGGCACAGAAAAGACTATAATGGCAAACATGATGACAAAAATTATAACAAGTCAGAAAGATATGCTTCAGAACGACAGTCCAATAGTGATGCCCCTGCTAAGAGAGTGAATAATGGGAGCCTTGCTGAACCAAGCTTAAATAGATCTGCTGCTACCTCACATGAACATGAGTCTAACCATAGACGCAGATATGTAGCTCCTAAGCTTTCAGAAGAAGAGCGGGCTGCCAAGCTTAAGCAGATGCAATTGGCTGCTGAGTTGCATGAAGAGCAGAGGTGGAAACGTATAAAGAATGCCGAAGAGACTGATGCACGGGAAGCAACCCAAAACAAAAATTCAGGTGGAAGGAATTTCTTGGATGATGCTCAGAAAAGTGTATACGGTGCTGCCGAAGGAGGGAGTAAGTCAATAGCTGAAAGTGTTCGTCGTCGCACACATTATTCTCAAGGCAGGTCTGGCGGGGAAGGAAATGCATTTCGACGGTAA
- the LOC130974551 gene encoding uncharacterized protein LOC130974551, producing the protein MSSSKFIIILLMLIMSMMMMPRVPTTIAATHPIEHCLRKAINPPSPPPPTATKSELKLLDFSKVLCRDSFRRISHDVQVTGKLSLQYMKALCNIYDDDQEKVESFVNGAFFNYNAQKLMNGETCSTVKEKMLQFAPPIWEDYNNKEKEEWDTEDPIIYRLL; encoded by the coding sequence ATGTCTTCATCAAAGTTCATCATCATTCTTCTCATGCTAATTATGTCCATGATGATGATGCCACGTGTCCCTACCACAATCGCCGCCACCCACCCAATAGAACACTGTTTAAGAAAAGCAATAAACCCTCCTTCACCGCCACCTCCAACCGCCACTAAAAGCGAACTTAAGCTGTTGGATTTTTCTAAGGTTCTTTGCCGTGACTCGTTCCGTCGTATCTCGCACGACGTTCAAGTCACGGGAAAGTTGTCCTTACAGTACATGAAGGCTCTTTGTAACATCTATGATGATGATCAAGAAAAGGTTGAAAGTTTTGTTAATGGCGCATTCTTCAATTATAATGCACAAAAACTCATGAATGGTGAAACATGTTCAACGGTGAAAGAGAAGATGCTACAGTTTGCTCCACCTATTTGGGAAGATtataataacaaagaaaaagaagaatgggATACGGAAGATCCAATCATATATAGGTTATTATGa